The genomic segment CATGAAGTCCATAGTCTTGTAAGCTACGAAAGCCTTGGTCATGTACCAGGTTCCCTTGTAGTCACCATACTCGCCCCAAGAGTTCTTAACCATGTAGTACTCCTTGCCGTTCTGATCCTTAGCGATACCGTAGATGTGCATACCATGGTCGTCAGTTGTCTCCCAATTGTCGAATGCTTCCTGACGCATAGCCTGTGTAGGAACAATCTCAGGAGCATTTACGCCGAGAGAATCAAACTTCTCCTTCTTCTCGTCCTTAGAGAGCTTGAACCAATGGTCAGCATCTGTACCGGCCATAGAGCGAACCTTCTTTACGTCGTAAGCGATACCGAGACCCTTGCGAGTGAAACCGTCTTCTGTTACGTCACCTCCCCATGCTACTGTATAACCATTGTTTACAGCGTTGTCGATAATTTTGCAGAGGTCTTCCATAGGAACGTTGTAACTCAAAGGCCAGCGCCAGTTATCCTGTACCTCAACAGCAAACTTGCTCCACATTGGGTGGTGGGTGTAGCTGGTAATGGTTACATAATCATCAAGATTCAAACCGAGGCTCTGGCAGAAGCTCTGTGGAGTATACTGCTTGCCCTCGTATGTAAACTTCTCAGGAGCCTTACCGATGTAAGAGTCGATGATACCCTGAAGACCGCTCTTCCAGGCTGGAGAAAGCTTCTTAGCTGTGCTCTTTGCTACTGCCTCTACGTATGGAGTCATTACATTGAAGAACTCACCGAAGTTAGCCAAAGAGTCACCTGTCAATGAACCTGGTGCAGGCATGGCAGACTCAGGTACAATACCATAGTGCTGCAAAGCATAGAGTACATCGTAGGCGCTACCACCCTCAGAGAAGCTCACGTCGCCGTGCATTCTTACAGCCATTGTGGCGCGGTCCATATAAGTCTTGTTGGCTACGAACATTTCGCTGAGGTCGTAGGTCTTGCCTGTCTTCTTCAAGATTTCGCTCTCGAAGTAGCTGAGGGTAGAGTAAGCCCAGCACGTACCACTGCGGTTCTGGTCCTTGATGCTAGTGATAGGATTCTGCTTTACTACAGTAAATACAGGTTTGTTCTTTGCTACTTCTGCAGAGTCTGCAGCTTTCTTCGCATTTGCTCCTGTGGCTACCAAAGCCATCAAGGCTGCAACAATCATAGTTTTCTTCATGAATTCTTTTCTCTTTATATTAATGTTCTTGTTATATCTTCTCTCTGATTCCTTTTTCTGAAATGATTTCTCTTTCAGGAATTTTATTCCTTGTTGGCTGCCATGAACTCCTCAACATCTTTTGGATGATAAGGTATGCGGTCTTTGCCCAGGAATCTGCAACCATCTTTGGTGATGAGTACATCGTCCTCAATTCGGATACCACCGAAATCTTTATAGGTCTCAATCTTGTCGAAGTTGAGGAATTCTGCACAGTGACCGGATGCCTTCCAGTCGTCGATGAGGGAAGGGATGAAGTAAACTCCCGGCTCGTCGGTTATCACGAAACCTTCCTGCAGACGGCGACCCATACGCAGGCAGTTGGTACCGAATTGCTCCAGATTAGGGCGTACCTCTTCGTCGAAACCAACGTTAATCTGGTCGAGGTTCTCCATGTCGTGAACATCCATTCCCATCATGTGGCCCAAACCATGAGGCAGGAACATGGCGTGTGCTCCAGCCTTTACAGCCTCTTCTGTATCACCCTTTGCAAGTCCGAGCTCCTTCATGCGGTTGAAGAGCAGGCGGCATACAGAGAAGTGTACGTCTGCCCATTTTACTCCTGGCTTGGCTACATCCAGTGCATGGTCGTGGCATTCTTCTACAATAGAGTAGATTTCCAACTGGCGCTGGCTGAACTTTCCGCTCACCGGCATGGTGCGGGTGTTGTCTGAACAGTAGTTGTTCATAGTTTCTGCACCTGCATCACAGAGTGCCAGTCTGCCTTCTTCCAGTACATTCATAGATGGATAACCATGCTGAATTTCACCGTGCTGACTGAAGATGGTTGGGAAACTGACCATGGCTCCGTAAGAGTGGGCAATACCGCTTACCTGACCTGCAACATATTTTTCTGTCACACCCGGACGTACGAGCTTCATCGCTGTGGTATGCATCTTGTATCCGATGACAGCAGCACGCTCCAATTCCTCGATTTCTTCCTGGGTCTTAGTTGAACGCATCTTCACAACAGCCTTGATGAGGTCCATGCTGGCCTCTTCTTTCTGTTGGTTAGGATGGATGCCCAGAAGGTCGAATACCTGCAGCTTGATGTCGTAGCGGTAAGGTGGCAGGAAATGAATCTTGCGCTTCTTTGACATGGCGTCGTTGCAGATAGTCTTGAGCGTTTTCATAGGTGCTGAGTTGTGAACGCCTACCTGCGCTGCAAGATCGTGAACATTGTCAACGCTTCCGTACCATACGATGTCTACGAGGTCGATGTCGTCGCCAATCAGGGTTTCAATATCGTTGTCTATATCTATCACACCTACCAGACCGTCGCGCTGCAATCCGAAATAATAGAGGAATGTCGAGTCCTGACGGAAAGGGTAATATCCGTTATTAGGGAAATTACATGGTGAATTGTTGTTTCCGAAAAGTATAATTACGCCGCTTTTCACAAGCTTCTTCAGCTCCTGTCTGCGGCTGATGTAAGTCTCTTTGCTGAACATATTTTTAGTATTTTACATTATTTTGCTTGCAAAGTTAGCAATTATTTCCCAAAAAATACGTATCTTTGCAAGCAAAATTGAATAAAACGCGTAAATTTATAAATAATTAATATAAAAACGGCTTTTTGCTAGACAAAATGTAAGAAAATTGTCTATGCTGCGAGCAAAATATAATTATTTTCAGAATTTTAAAAGCAGAGAGTGTGTTATGAAATTGAATTTAAAAACAACAGGTTTGGTTCTTGAGGGAGGAGGCATGCGAGGGGTCTTCACCAGTGGGGTACTGGATGCCTTCATGAAGCATGATGTTCATTTCCCTTATACGGTGGCTGTATCGGCTGGGGCATGTAATGGCATGTCGTATATGAGCCGCCAACCTCGGCGTGCCCGTATCTCTAACATCGATTATCTGGCCCGATACCAGTATATCGGTATTCGCCATCTGGTGACCCAGGGGTGTATCTTCGACCGCAAATTGCTCTACGATAAGTTTCCAAACCAGCTCTTACCCTTCGATTTTGATACCTATTTTAAGTATGCCGATGGTTTCGAGATGGTTACTACAAATTGTCTTACGGGCAAGGCTATGTATCTTTCCGAGAAGCATGACAGGCAGCGTGCACTGGATGTTGTGCGTGCTTCCAGCAGTTTGCCATATGTGAGCAAGATTGTGGAAGTGGATGGCATTCCGATGTTGGATGGTGGTATTGCGGACAGTATTCCGGTACAGCACGCCATTGACATGGGGTGGCAACACAATGTGGTTGTCCTGACTCGCAACAAAGGATGGCGTGATATGGGCAAAGACCGTAAGATACCTTATTTATATAAGAACTATCCTCGCCTGCGTGTGGCTCTGAGTCACCGTCATCGGGCTTATAACGAACAGATCCAGCTTGTAGATGATCTGGAGGCTGCGGGTAAGATTACCTGTATCCGTCCAATCCGTCCGTTGGAAGTTGGCAGAATAGAGAAGGATACCGATAAACTGGAACGCCTCTACGAAGAAGGTTTCATGCTGGGTGAGGCTTTCTGCGAAAAATGCGTAGAAAAAGAATAATATTAATAAGGTGTAGTTGATAAATAAGGTGTAGAGTTTTAGTATATGGCTTGAGAATGAGTAGAATAGTGGTTTTTAGGAACGGATTACACCGTGCCTAAAAATCACCGTTCTGGGTATGATAGTAATCAGCAATGATTTCTTCTTATTTCAGCAGGTCAGGGCGCAGGCGCTTGGTTCTTTCCATGGCCTGGTCGAATTCCCACTGGCGAATCTTGGCTTCGTTGCCACTGAGCAGAATCTCCGGAACCTTCCATCCCTTGTAGTCGGCAGGACGGGTGTAGATAGGGGCGGCAAGAATGTCGTCCTGGAAACAGTCGGAAAGTGCACTCTGTTCGTCGCTGATAACACCCGGAACCAGTCGGATGACGGCATCTGAGATGATGGCTGCAGCAAGTTCGCCACCCGTTAGCACATAATCACCTACACTGATTTCTCGGGTAATGAGATGGTCGCGCACACGCTGGTCAATACCCTTGTAGTGACCGCAGAGGATGATGAGGTTACCCTGCATCGACATTTCGTTGGCTATCTTCTGGTTGAAAGTTTCACCATCTGGCGAAACGTAAATCACGTCATCATACTCGCGCTCCGCCTTCAGCGCAGCAATGCAGCGGTCTATTGGTTCACATTGCATCACCATGCCGGCACTTCCGCCGTATGGATAGTCGTCCACACGCTTCCATTTATCTAATGTGTAGTCACGCAGGTTGTGCAGATGAATCTCCGCTAGACCCTTCTTCTGCGCACGTGCCAGAATGGACTCATTGAAGAATCCCTCCAGCATCTCTGGTAATACTGTAATAATGTCTATTCTCATAACATCTGCAAAAATAATAAATAATGCGGAGAGTACCAAAAAATTTTGCTTTTTCTTTCATTTTAACTCCTCTTTTCTTCACTTTCCTTTCTTTTTTCTCTGTTTTCCTGCCTTTCCGTAGCCATTCTTGTCTTTTCATATCATAATCCTGCTTTTCCGGAGAAAGAGAGTGATTAATGTATAAATATGCAACAAAATTATCAAAAAAACAGAAAAATCATATCAAAATGATAAATTTTCGATAAAAGATGCTACTATCTGTAGAAAAAGTTGTATTTTTGCAAATAGAATTGCTTGAAAGAGTGTATAATTAATTAAAATTGTGAACAAGATGATATTGGACATTGAAATGCTGAGAAGCTTTTACGCTTCGTATTCGGAAAGTGTAGCCCAGGCTAAGGCTATGGTGAAACGACCTCTTACTTATGCCGAGAAGGTGCTCTTTGCACATCTTTTCGACCCAACACAGTTGCGACCATATAAAAGAGGTGTGGAATATGTTGACTTCCGACCTAATCGCGTGGCGATGCAGGATGCGACTGCGCAAATGGCGCTCTTGCAGTTCATGAATGCGGGTAAGGACAAGGTGGCCGTACCTGCTTCCGTACATTGTGATCACTTGATTCGTGCCGATGTGGGCGCAACACAAGATCTTCCTGAGGCTTGCAAGACCAATAAGGAGGTTTACGACTTCCTGAAGTCTGTTTCTCAGAAATACCATATCGGTTTTTGGGGACCAGGTGCCGGAATCATCCATCAGGTAGTGCTCGAAAACTATGCATTTCCTGGAGGTATGATGGTGGGTACCGATTCTCATACTCCTAATGCCGGCGGTCTTGGCATGGTGGCAGTAGGTGTAGGTGGTGCTGATGCCGTAGATGTGTTGACCGGTCAGCCTTGGGAACTCAAGATGCCACGTCTCATTGGTGTGCATCTCACAGGTAAACTCTCTGGCTGGTCCACTCCTAAGGATGTGATTCTCGAAATCCTCGGCATCCTTACCGTAAAGGGCGGAACCAATGCCATCCTCGAATACTTCGGCGAGGGATTGAACAGCATCTCTACTACCGGCAAGGCTACCATCTGTAACATGGGAGCCGAATTGGGTGCCACATGCTCTATCTTCCCATTCGACCAGAATGCCAGCGAGTATCTCCGCAAGACAGGCCGTGAAGAAATTGCATCTCTCGCACAGATGAATGCAGCCGAACTCCGTGCTGATGATGAGGTGTTGGCAGATCCGTCTGCTTTCTACGACCAGATTGTTGAAATCGACCTTTCTAAGGTTGAACCTCATCTTAACGGTCCGTTCACTCCAGATGCAGCCACACCAATCTCTCACATGAAGGCAAAAGGTCCTGCCAACGATTATCCGATGGTAGTAGAAGTAGGATTGGTAGGTAGCTGTACCAACTCTTCTTATCAGGACTTGGCCCGTGCTGCCAGCATTGCCCGTCAGGCTTATGAGAAAGGTATTGAGGTGAAGGGACAGCTTATCATCAACCCGGGTTCAGAGCAGATTCGCTATACAGCCGAGCGTGATGGCATCCTCGATGATTTCAAGAAGATTGGAGCCCTCATCATGACCAATGCCTGCGGTCCTTGCATCGGACAGTGGAAGCGTCATACCGACGATAATACGCGCAAGAATGCCATCGTTACCTCTTTCAACCGAAACTTCCGCCGCCGTGCTGATGGTAACCCTAATACGTTTGCCTTCATCGGCAGTCCAGAGCTCACCGTGGCTCTCACCATTGCGGGCCGTCTCGACTTCAATCCGGCTACAGATACCTTGCTGGATAAGGATGGCAACAGCGTGATGCTCGATGCGCCTACAGGTTTCACCTTCCCACCTAAGGGTTTTGCCGTAGAGGATAAGGGATTCATTGCCCCAAGCGAAGAAAATGCCAATGTAGAGGTAGTCATTGCGCCTGACAGCAACCGACTCCAGAAACTTGCTCCGTTTGCTCCATGGGATGGAAAAGACCTGACAGATATGCCGCTTCTTATCAAAACCGAGGGCAAATGTACCACCGACCACATCTCTATGGCGGGTCCTTGGCTGAAGTTCCGTGGACATTTGCAGAACATCTCCGACAACCTTTTAATGGGTGCCGTTAATGCCTTTAACGGTGAGAGCAATAAGGTGAAGAACCAGTTGGATGGTGCTTATGTCGAGGTTTCTACCGCTGCCAAGGCTTACAAGGCAAAAGGCATCAGTAGCATCGTGGTGGCAGAGGATAATTATGGTGAAGGTTCTTCCCGTGAGCATGCAGCTATGGAGCCTCGTTTCCTCAACGTGAAGGTGATTCTCGCCAAGAGTTTCGCCCGCATCCACGAAACCAACCTGAAGAAGCAGGGTATGCTTGCCCTCACATTCTGCAACAAGGATGATTATAATAAGGTGCAGGAGGACGACCGCATCTCTTTGACAGGTTTGAAGGAGTTTGCTCCAGGTTCTAAACTCACCGTCACCCTGAAGCACAAGGATGGTTCTGAGGATAGTTTCGAGGTTGAGCATACTTATAATGATACACAGATTGCATGGTTTAAGGCAGGTTCTGCATTGAACTTTGCTGCAAAGAAATAATAGTAGCCATGCAGCTAAAAAAGTAACAGTTATGAATAAAGAATATTTAATATATAAATTAAGCGATGAGGTAAAAAACTCATGCAAGATTGATAAGGATGCATTCAAGAAGTTCAATGTGAAGCGTGGACTTCGTAATGAGGATGGCTCTGGTGTGTTGGTCGGACTGACTAATATCGGTAATGTAGTGGGTTATGAGCGCGATGCAGAAGGTAAGTTGACCCCTACAGAAGGTAAACTTTATTATCGTGGTTATGAACTTGATGACCTGGTAACTCCTCTCTTGAAAGAGAAGCGCTTCGGATTCGAGGAAGTAGCCTTCCTGCTGCTCTCGGGCCAGTTGCCTGATAAGGAGGAATTGGATGCTTTCAAGGAACTTCTGAACGATAATATGCCTCTTGATCATCGTACGATTACCCATATTATCGAGCTGGAAGGTAGCAACATCATGAACATCCTGGCCCGTTGTGTGCTCGAAATGTACACCTTCGATCCGAATCCGGATGACATCAGCCGTGACAATCTGATGCGCCAGAGTATTGAGTTGATTGCCAAGTTCCCAACCATCATTGCTTATGCATACAACATCTACCGTCACTCTGTTCAGGGTAGAAGTCTACATATTCGTCATCCTCGTGAGAATCTCTCTATTGCAGAGAACTTTCTTTATATGATGAAGCATGAAAACTATTCCGAATTGGATGCCCGTATGCTCGACCTTCTCCTGATTATCCAGGCAGAACATGGTGGTGGTAACAACTCAACCTTTACAGTACGTGTAACATCTTCTACCCGTACAGATACTTACAGTTCCATTGCTGCTGGTATCGGTAGTTTAAAGGGTCCTTTGCATGGTGGTGCCAATATCAAGGTTATCAATATGTTCCACCACTTGAAAGAAGCTATCAAGGATTGGGGTAATGTAACTGAACTTGATACTTACCTTAAGCGAATGCTCAACAAGGAGGCTTATGACAAGACAGGTCTCATTTATGGTATCGGTCATGCAGTCTATACTTTGAGTGACCCACGTGCCGTTGAACTGAAGCGCCTGGCAGGTGAACTTGCCAAGGAAAAGGGTAGAGAAGACGAGTATAATTTCCTGAAGTTGATAGAGCAGGAAGGTATCAAATGTCTGCAGGAACACCGTGGAGGCAGCAAGCCAGCGTGTGCAAATCTTGATTTCTACAGTGGCTTTATCTATGAAATGATTGGTTTGCCACAGGAAATCTATACACCTATTTTCGCCATGGCACGTATCGTGGGTTGGACAGCCCATCGTATTGAAGAACTCAATTTCGAAGGCCGTCGTATTATCCGTCCTGCATATAAGAATATTCTTGGCGAACTGGAGTATAAGCCACTTAATGAGAGATAAAATTCCTCTTTGTTATTATACAAGAAAGGCAATGCCCGTCGTTGGGTGTTGCCTTTTTCAGTCTATATACAAGCAGGCTATTGTCAAGTGATGCAGTGAAGTTTTTGTTTTGACCATTAGAACTAATATACGTTAAATATTCAAAGTAGTATGTTGTAATTTTGGAGAAATGAATAATTATTCTTATCTTTGTAGCCGAAAAGTATAAAGAAAAGTATAAGTATTGAAGTTTTAACCGTCTAGTTTTAAGACAAAACCGTAAATGGATTGCATGGAAAAAGAATTTGAAGATTACTGGAATAAGCACCAGAAGAGATTAATCTTGAATGCTCCAAAAGCACTACGCGATGAATATATCGAATCAACCAAGCTTGACAGCCCGATAGATTGGGTCTGTTTTATCCTGCCTGTGGCTTTGGGCATTGGCCTCCAGCCAATTTTGGATATTCAGAGTGAGATTCTCTCTTGGGCAGTAGTATTGCTTATTGTGGTAGTTTGTTTTGCTGTGATGCAGCTGGTTAAGCCTATGTTGCAGAAAAAGAAATCTACCATACAAGTGGTCAAGAGCATTAAAGCTTTTTATTATGAAGTATACAAGAAAAATGGTTTAAAGAAATTAGAGCCTTGGAATTAGATTCCAAGGCTTTTTTGTTTATTGAAACCATTATATAATCATGAAATCACTCATCACATCATCCGATATGTAAAGACCTTCCCGAGTGAGGGAGAGCCTGCCGTTCTTTATTTTCATCAGTCCACGGCTGATATGCGACTGGGCTTCCTGGAGCAGTCTGTCTGCCAGTTCTTTTCCGAATTCCTGCTCCATCTTCATGAGGTTTATTCCGTCGCTTGTTCGCAAGGCGGTTGTTATCAGATCGTTGTATCGGGTGGAAATATCTAGCTGTTCACTCTCAGAAGGCAGAATGCCATCGCCGATACTTCGAATATAAGTCTGGATATTTTCGATATTCCAGCTGCGCTGCTTCCTATTGTAAGAGTGAGCGGCTGCTCCTATTCCGATATATGGTACCTCGTGCCAGTAACTGCTGTTGTGACGTGAACGGAAGCCCGGACGGGCAAAATTGCTGATTTCATAATGTTCGTAGCCTGCTCCAGTAAGCTGGTCTATCAGGGTTTCATACATCTTGCGACTGGTTTCTTCATCTATTTCGCTAATCTTTCCCTGTTTCAGCATATGGTAGAGGGGCGTTCCCTCTTCGTACATCAGACTGTAGGCAGATATGTGTTCCACATCCAGCTGTATGGCGTGCCTGATATCGCTCATCCATTGGGAAAGAGATTCTTCGGGGAATCCGAACATCAGGTCGATACTGATATTGCGGATGCCGATGTTGCGGAGCCGGTCGACGGCTTCTTCTACCTCTCCGGCATTATGACGGCGATGCAGAAAGTGTAAGCGCTCATTGCTGAAGGTCTGCGCTCCCATGCTGATTCTGTTGACGGGGAGTTGCTT from the Segatella copri genome contains:
- a CDS encoding C1 family peptidase, coding for MKKTMIVAALMALVATGANAKKAADSAEVAKNKPVFTVVKQNPITSIKDQNRSGTCWAYSTLSYFESEILKKTGKTYDLSEMFVANKTYMDRATMAVRMHGDVSFSEGGSAYDVLYALQHYGIVPESAMPAPGSLTGDSLANFGEFFNVMTPYVEAVAKSTAKKLSPAWKSGLQGIIDSYIGKAPEKFTYEGKQYTPQSFCQSLGLNLDDYVTITSYTHHPMWSKFAVEVQDNWRWPLSYNVPMEDLCKIIDNAVNNGYTVAWGGDVTEDGFTRKGLGIAYDVKKVRSMAGTDADHWFKLSKDEKKEKFDSLGVNAPEIVPTQAMRQEAFDNWETTDDHGMHIYGIAKDQNGKEYYMVKNSWGEYGDYKGTWYMTKAFVAYKTMDFMVNKNALPKDIRKKLGI
- a CDS encoding aminopeptidase P family protein; this encodes MFSKETYISRRQELKKLVKSGVIILFGNNNSPCNFPNNGYYPFRQDSTFLYYFGLQRDGLVGVIDIDNDIETLIGDDIDLVDIVWYGSVDNVHDLAAQVGVHNSAPMKTLKTICNDAMSKKRKIHFLPPYRYDIKLQVFDLLGIHPNQQKEEASMDLIKAVVKMRSTKTQEEIEELERAAVIGYKMHTTAMKLVRPGVTEKYVAGQVSGIAHSYGAMVSFPTIFSQHGEIQHGYPSMNVLEEGRLALCDAGAETMNNYCSDNTRTMPVSGKFSQRQLEIYSIVEECHDHALDVAKPGVKWADVHFSVCRLLFNRMKELGLAKGDTEEAVKAGAHAMFLPHGLGHMMGMDVHDMENLDQINVGFDEEVRPNLEQFGTNCLRMGRRLQEGFVITDEPGVYFIPSLIDDWKASGHCAEFLNFDKIETYKDFGGIRIEDDVLITKDGCRFLGKDRIPYHPKDVEEFMAANKE
- a CDS encoding patatin-like phospholipase family protein; translated protein: MKLNLKTTGLVLEGGGMRGVFTSGVLDAFMKHDVHFPYTVAVSAGACNGMSYMSRQPRRARISNIDYLARYQYIGIRHLVTQGCIFDRKLLYDKFPNQLLPFDFDTYFKYADGFEMVTTNCLTGKAMYLSEKHDRQRALDVVRASSSLPYVSKIVEVDGIPMLDGGIADSIPVQHAIDMGWQHNVVVLTRNKGWRDMGKDRKIPYLYKNYPRLRVALSHRHRAYNEQIQLVDDLEAAGKITCIRPIRPLEVGRIEKDTDKLERLYEEGFMLGEAFCEKCVEKE
- the trmD gene encoding tRNA (guanosine(37)-N1)-methyltransferase TrmD, with product MRIDIITVLPEMLEGFFNESILARAQKKGLAEIHLHNLRDYTLDKWKRVDDYPYGGSAGMVMQCEPIDRCIAALKAEREYDDVIYVSPDGETFNQKIANEMSMQGNLIILCGHYKGIDQRVRDHLITREISVGDYVLTGGELAAAIISDAVIRLVPGVISDEQSALSDCFQDDILAAPIYTRPADYKGWKVPEILLSGNEAKIRQWEFDQAMERTKRLRPDLLK
- a CDS encoding aconitate hydratase, producing the protein MILDIEMLRSFYASYSESVAQAKAMVKRPLTYAEKVLFAHLFDPTQLRPYKRGVEYVDFRPNRVAMQDATAQMALLQFMNAGKDKVAVPASVHCDHLIRADVGATQDLPEACKTNKEVYDFLKSVSQKYHIGFWGPGAGIIHQVVLENYAFPGGMMVGTDSHTPNAGGLGMVAVGVGGADAVDVLTGQPWELKMPRLIGVHLTGKLSGWSTPKDVILEILGILTVKGGTNAILEYFGEGLNSISTTGKATICNMGAELGATCSIFPFDQNASEYLRKTGREEIASLAQMNAAELRADDEVLADPSAFYDQIVEIDLSKVEPHLNGPFTPDAATPISHMKAKGPANDYPMVVEVGLVGSCTNSSYQDLARAASIARQAYEKGIEVKGQLIINPGSEQIRYTAERDGILDDFKKIGALIMTNACGPCIGQWKRHTDDNTRKNAIVTSFNRNFRRRADGNPNTFAFIGSPELTVALTIAGRLDFNPATDTLLDKDGNSVMLDAPTGFTFPPKGFAVEDKGFIAPSEENANVEVVIAPDSNRLQKLAPFAPWDGKDLTDMPLLIKTEGKCTTDHISMAGPWLKFRGHLQNISDNLLMGAVNAFNGESNKVKNQLDGAYVEVSTAAKAYKAKGISSIVVAEDNYGEGSSREHAAMEPRFLNVKVILAKSFARIHETNLKKQGMLALTFCNKDDYNKVQEDDRISLTGLKEFAPGSKLTVTLKHKDGSEDSFEVEHTYNDTQIAWFKAGSALNFAAKK
- a CDS encoding citrate/2-methylcitrate synthase; the protein is MNKEYLIYKLSDEVKNSCKIDKDAFKKFNVKRGLRNEDGSGVLVGLTNIGNVVGYERDAEGKLTPTEGKLYYRGYELDDLVTPLLKEKRFGFEEVAFLLLSGQLPDKEELDAFKELLNDNMPLDHRTITHIIELEGSNIMNILARCVLEMYTFDPNPDDISRDNLMRQSIELIAKFPTIIAYAYNIYRHSVQGRSLHIRHPRENLSIAENFLYMMKHENYSELDARMLDLLLIIQAEHGGGNNSTFTVRVTSSTRTDTYSSIAAGIGSLKGPLHGGANIKVINMFHHLKEAIKDWGNVTELDTYLKRMLNKEAYDKTGLIYGIGHAVYTLSDPRAVELKRLAGELAKEKGREDEYNFLKLIEQEGIKCLQEHRGGSKPACANLDFYSGFIYEMIGLPQEIYTPIFAMARIVGWTAHRIEELNFEGRRIIRPAYKNILGELEYKPLNER
- the hemW gene encoding radical SAM family heme chaperone HemW; translated protein: MAGLYIHIPFCESRCIYCGFYSTTSLKLRDDYTDALCREMQMRPAKAAPGSNETIETIYLGGGTPSQLNGSQLNQIFSAIRKNYTLAENMEITMECNPDDVTGDFCETLKQLPVNRISMGAQTFSNERLHFLHRRHNAGEVEEAVDRLRNIGIRNISIDLMFGFPEESLSQWMSDIRHAIQLDVEHISAYSLMYEEGTPLYHMLKQGKISEIDEETSRKMYETLIDQLTGAGYEHYEISNFARPGFRSRHNSSYWHEVPYIGIGAAAHSYNRKQRSWNIENIQTYIRSIGDGILPSESEQLDISTRYNDLITTALRTSDGINLMKMEQEFGKELADRLLQEAQSHISRGLMKIKNGRLSLTREGLYISDDVMSDFMII